Within Wyeomyia smithii strain HCP4-BCI-WySm-NY-G18 chromosome 2, ASM2978416v1, whole genome shotgun sequence, the genomic segment ACACCACTCAGTAGTCGCGCTCCACCCGTTGCGACCGCTGTAATTAACCCTGTTCAACAGCCACCGCGTGTAGAAGCGACGAGAATTCCTCAGGTTCCTGTGCACCACATTTATGCTAGTCCGCTTGGAACTCCACAACAAACTGATGCTGACAGTGACTCTAGCCAAGAAGGCGTTTTGCAAATAAGTCAGAAACCTATTAAAGCCACCACCACACCACACAGACCGCAGCCACCCCTTCCTAAGCTTAAACTGTCCATTTCAAAGAAGGGCGCTCGAGGAGCTCCGAAAACACCAACCTCTTCACGAAAACGAGGAGTGGCCAAACCCAAGACACCAAAATCGGCACCTCCGATCGTACAACCAGTTGCAACTAATCGTTCGGCCGTTCCAGCGACAGCAATCCCACATGCTTTCGAACCGCCAATAGTAGACGCAGGTATTCCAAAAGTACCACCACTTGGGTCCTTCCCAAGCATAACCACAGAATTTTTCCCACCTAATCAAATTCGCATCCCGGCCGGCTGGCGTCCTCCCCGAGAAGGTGAGTCCGTATACTGCTATTGTCGTTGTCCGTACGATGAAGTATCGGAGATGATAGCCTGCGATGGTGACAACTGTCGCATCGAATGGTTCCACTTCGAATGTGTTGGTATAATTATGCCACCGAAGGGCAAGTGGTTCTGTCCGGAGTGTAAACTGAAACAGACCGTGGGTGGCATTAGCGGAGGCATCGAAACACCTTCGTTTGGAAGCTCCAGCTCTGCTGCCGTGATATCGGCAACTGCCACGCTCGGTGGTTCAGCAGCTAACGTGCATAATTGAAAATTAAGGTTTGTATACAAACTTATTTGCAGTAATTGTAACATTACTAATTTTGTGTACTTTTTTCCAGCACCTTGAAAAGAATGAGACTTCCAAGCAGCTGCAAATATTCGCTGTTTGAAGTCTGGGAAAATATGTGTGCTTTTGAAATAtataacgtgattttttttcagcaacTGAACGCATTGATGGAAAATGCATCTCTCCATATTCCGATGCATTAATGAGAAATAGTGCGGAAATAATTAAGTAATGCTGACCGCTAACGCAAAAAATGCGAAAGTGTAATTTAGAAGGTTTAGCAAGTACGTTTTACGATGTTTGGACTACCCAAAATAGTTGTTCTGATCAGATCATAGAGAAAGAAATAGAAACGAACCATTGTTTAAAGCGCTTATTTTTTATCAGAACCTATGACATGTATCCGTACAAAGCTCGGTAGATAGATAGCTTTGAACATCCTATTTTTCAGTCGATATACATAGTAGTTAGTTGtgtaaaaaatagaaataatcatTGCTCTAAGAGGGAGCAACAATTTATATAAGAAACTTAGATACGGATATACATTTGTATTTGTACAGTTTTTCAATTAGTTAAACATAGAGGTTTACCTGTTTGCAAGACGATGATTCTACATAGTTCTACATTGGACagcataaaataaaacggttttTTGCTAGTAACATTTTAGTGAACCATTGATTACATACCTACCGCACACGCTTGGAAGAAGAAGTTTCAAAAACTCTTCTTTTTTACATTTGTTTTTCTGTAAACATATTAGAACATATTGGGAGACACCAAGTCATTTTGTTGTTTGTAAATATTCAAATGGAGTGCGAAGTTGAGAGTCGTGGTTTGAATGGATTAAAAGCAAAATTTTGAGCATAAAGCTAATACCTGAAATAGGTGATATATGTTATTACAAACTTAATATGATACATAACATAATAACTGTAAAATTCAACGTACACTATGAAGACAAATAGTATGCAACAAAAACATAATGTAGTGACGCTAGTGGTGAACAGTGGTTCGCTCGGAAACACTTAATAGAATGGTAACGATACGTTTAATGAAAAATCTGCAAACAATATACAGACTAATGTTGATGCTACTAAAGCCAAAGGATTATGCCTGTTTTTTGGATATAGATTTTGGAAGAAAATTATAGGTACATATATTGAACCAAGTACTGCAATAAGGTTAAAAATGACACGCTTCTCTATCTTTGCGTATGTTACACCACCGCTCTAACTATGGTAAGAATGGTCCCCTCGGGAAATTTACAGAGTTTTTAATAAGTGCCGTCCATCTTCGATTACTCACACTATTCTGTGTTATAAGATTTCAAAGCAGAGGCGAATGTCAAATTAGGCAAAGCCTctataaaaaaaagatttcaaaaCATTTCCAATACAAAGCCCAGAAAAAGGTTCCATGTTCCGTGTTCTCGCCAATCCTAAGACAAAACATGGCAGTTGTCCTATAACGCAAAAGTGTTATCCCCGGTGAATCTTATGAGTGAAGCAGAGTAAACTTTTATTCATACGGCTGTCTCCTGTCAGCTCATAGCATGTTGATCAGAATGGCAGGGTGGCGAAACCAGCCAAAATCTGGGAATGTCAGGAAACTTATTTTTCGATCAAGGAATATTAGGGTAAAAAActacgtgcatttttttcagcatAAAGTCTGATGCGGGGCCTCCTTAGGGTTCATATCCAATACAATACTTTTTTTCACTGGATTTTCAGACCAGCGTTTACTCAGCAGTCACTGACGAGACGAGTAAAATGTAGTGTTAggaaacgcgagtgaaacttggctgagTCACAAACGAGTCGTGCAGTTCTAGCCGAATCGCCATCTGTAATACCGAAATTGGCCAAACGAGTGACTCGACGCTTGCCTCGTCTACTGTAATGACTAAtgggtctactacgaaaggctgaaactcaaaaggctgaaacacggAAGGCTGAAATCCGAAAGGCTATaatcacgaaaggctgaaagctacataaggctgaaaacacgaaaggctgaatcacgaaaagctgaaaaatcataaggctgaaattcacaaagttcatttctaaaaaaacaatcgcggcctacggccgactcggttgtccgagatgtatgctgtccttactcgctatcgcttgttcggacttaactaggggatcacccctatgattcagtagacctaggaaaacgaacgaacctatacAGAGGTGATTTCTGCGGGGGGGCTGCCCCCCCGCAGTGGCCGGCGCACACTCGCGTCCTTCGGCCGTCTCGCTCTGAATCATCTAGGAAACGTGTACACGAGTCAAGTGTGTATAGATTCAAATGTTGCCGAAAATTGATTTTCCAttgcacaaaccaattaatactCAAACATTGAACTCTGCCACCTTATAAAGGTTTGTTATCCATGTgtccgaatttttcaacgattatgattcaagttacaaaagtttcagccttttgtggtttcagccttttgtgcattcagcctttcgttatgaaacatacttttcagcctttcgagtttcagcctttcgggtttcagccttttgagtttcagcctttcgttactaaCCCTGACTAATAGATCTTCAAATTAAGTTCAAACGAATAACCAACATATCCCAGAAACCATCGAGAAACCTGCTTCCCCGAATAATATTTCCTCGaatgttccgatttcagaataTTTTTCACAGAACGTATCAATTCCCTGAAAGTTATTTTCCCGAAAACCACGATTGGAACGTTTTCTCCAAATGAACGGTTTTTTGTTCACACGAAATATTGAATCCCACAAACTAAAACACCGGTTCAAAACCTCTGAAACAGTTGTAAAAGAGACAAAGTTTTTTAACACAAAAAACACGTTTCAATGCAAAATCAACATCAGTAGTCTGAAATAATACCGGaatacttattttcaaagacaggtgttggaaatttttaataattatcAATTTAGTTAAATAATTTGACATTATACCGGAAACCTGCGCAAGGTATCATCTAAATTGAGTATAATCGAGTGTATTAAAACATCTACAGTTCTTTATGCGTGCATTTTTTGTATTAGAAAAAGAAAGTAGTAAAATCATCTGAACAATCCATTTAGACGTTGGATTGTTTCTTCATTAAGCTGAATCAAAAATAAGAATATCGATTCTCCCCATTTGTTCATATCAGTGAGCAGATCTTTAGTTTAGTTTATGCTTTTGTGTTATTTTTGAGTATGTAGTAGGCGTGGAGGTTGGAATCACAgacgaaaacataaaaaaacgcGGTTCATAGTTTCAAgtttttaaatcaataaaacattttatttgaaTATATAGTTGCTGTTACCAATAGTGTTGTTCTGTAGGTATCATTCAATCAAAGAAttagttttatcaatttttactaTTGTTTCAGTTacctatcaatgttttgacagTGCAAAATGATTCAGCACGTTATTCTTTACCTACTGCGTTCTGGCGAGTTTCTTCGCTCACTTTAAATGCTTATTGACTCTTATGGTTTTTACGCTtcttttttcaagtttattaTCGTGTGCCAAAGAATTTCGCTAAGAGCGGTCAGTAATGTTGTTTATATTCTATAATAGTTTACAAAGTGCTCAGCTTAACTCGCCTACTGTTGCTTTTAATCTGTTTCAAACTAAGCTAAATCATGTTTCGTTTGGTTACAGAAGGATGGTTTGTGTAGATAGAATATCCTTTCTTGCTCTGTTCCACGTTTGTCGTTTGATCGAATTTTTTCACTTTTAGTTGAGATTTATTAGACCTATGATTGAACAGATTGGTTTGACCTTCCTATAAGTGTAGAACTAATCGAGTTTATTCGTTCTATTTGTCATTCGTTTTACTGAAGCACAAAGAAATGAAAACTTGAGGGAGTGCTGATTTTTACATTATTATCGtcaaaaagaataaaaacaatCAATTTCGTCCTAATGTGTGTCACAGAGACTCCGTGAGTCTCGGATGAAAATGtatgtttaaaatgtttattCTTTTACTTATCTTAAAATTAGTTAAATGTTGCCCTCGTTGCTTTCTCTGCCTCAGATGACTTGAAGTGATCTTTTGCTGTCGCCCTCTAGTTACATACTTTGGGTATAGATAGTAATAAAGctgtaataaatattttttgtagaGAAAAGTACTTGTTTGTAAGATTTTTAGCGTTCCAAAGTTTGTCTATATCCGCAGTAATTAGTTGTGTATGTGACTGCTTGTAAGGTTACTATTAGTGTCCTTTATATTTCGCCGCTATTTTTCTAGCGTATCAACAAACGAAATCATGAAGTCGTGTTGGTTTCGCCATTGTCGTGGTAGTTTGCTGCACTACTGCTATtcgtgttgttgttgttcgagTTATTGTTACTGTTATTACTAGCAGTGTTAACATTGCTGTTGTTGGTGCCAGTACCAGCGGCGTTTCCGCTTCCTGTTGTACCCACGTTCGAACCACTATTGGTTGTTGTGCTAGTACCAAGGGTAGTGCTGGTGGTATTATTCACACTACTGTTGATTGTATTGCTGCTGCCATTTACGATGAACGACGTGCCCAATCCGTACAGATGGCCACAGTATTTGGCGTTATCAATATTATCTTCGAAAAACATCTAGAAGggagaaaaataaattattcaacGAATAGTAGTAAAATTAATTCAAAGATCTCAACATGTATTTGGTAGATAATTTTGAATGTATCGAACAAGATGAACAAATTAGGAGAGAAACGAAGACTTTTGAAATCTACTAGAGTATTAAAAAGTATTCAAACATtttgaacgagctacttaagaGATATGTCTAAATAAAAATACCCAGCCACCTCCTTACAGCAAATGAAGATGATTCGAGTGACATGCTTTTCATATTGTTTTTGCTACTCTTTCGTTCTAacataaaaaacgaaaaataagttctaatttcaacagatttttatatatttttctcaTTGTTTAAAGAAAATTCACAATTCAACGTTTTATAAAGATAATCAAACAATAATAGTTTCGCTTTAACGGAATAATCTCATTTGCTGTAATCTATTGCTAGGACAAAATGCTTCAATTGCCTAGTAATTCtaatataataatgtgaaatagGAACTATGATTGAAAATATATGGCCCCCTTAACGGCAACCGCCAATTAGCTAATCGCTCGAGCCCTTCTTGATGTGCAACTTTATCTTTGTATCGATATGATTCAACGATTGGTTTAAGGCACTTTCAAAACCTTCGCTACAATTGCATTCGAAGCTAACAAAGCCACTAGAATTAGGACTATTTCGACCGCTAGCCTGACCACCACCACCTCCCCCAAGGCTACTGTTATAGCATTCGGCAGTACTACTATCATTCTTACTACTACTGCTACTATTTAAGAAGCTAAAACCATGTACCTCGCGCATCTTGAAGAATGCCATCCCGGTTAGTAGCGAGTCCGATCCGGCCTGATGTTGTGGTCCGATACGACGCAGCTCCAGTTGATCGGCAACCTCTTGCAAGCCGCCCTTCAGGCTCTTGCAGCTCTTCATTAAATACTTCACGTCGTAGATTGTTGGAAAATAGATTCGCAGCAGCTCGAAAAAGTCGCTTTCCTCAGCTGGTAAATTCTGATCCGTTAGCAGCTTCAACAAATAACCAAAATCGTACCCTGAGTGGAAGCTGAGCCACTTGATGTTATCCATCAGCACGATACCGGAAGTCATTAGCAGTTCGGCAAAGTCCAGCGGATCGATACCGTCCTCCTCGTGCTTCTTGAACTGAATGCCAGAGTTTTGCAAAAGATCGATTGAATCCTGAGCGTACATGTCttcattcaaattaaatttgaaattgaactgCCAAGTAGAGAAACCTGTCGGAGTACGCCCCTCTTCGTCCATAAAGGTCAATCCCAGTTGAATGATACGCAGCAGATCAACATTGCAGCGTAGAAACTGGTACTGATAGTCAGCCGATGAGCGAAATTCTCCAACCGGTCGAGCTACTACCCCGGGAAACTCAGTGTCCATTGCAACATAGTGATATTTCTGCACGATATGTCGGATCGTGCGAAATTCCTCGTCCAAGTTATGCCGCCAAACGTCTCGTATGCCACACTCTTCGTTCGACTGTGTACTCATGTTATTCCCATTGCCACCACCTCCGCCGCCTCCACCACCTGTATGATTGCCACCGCCGCCACCGCTGACTGCCGATGGCATTGCCTGAAAATACAAACGCAGAGGTTATTCGAGCATCAATCCATTTGTTATTTATAAAATACATCTTAAATTATTTAGTATTCATGGGATTAGCGTTCCGTTCGATGCTTTCGCACTCACCTGTGCCTCACTTTGTGGCTTATGCCTTTGTGGTAGATGCGAttcttgttttgtttgtttttgattagACGTACTGTCTTCCGCTTTTTCCCGATCTTCCTGGTTATCGCTTAAAGTTGGGCTGCTTGCACTAGTAGCTTTCTTGTTTTCATCCGTCTGTTGCAACTGTCGCTCGTCTTCTCCAGCTTCCGGCTGTTGGTTTACGTCGGCGGCCGCCGTGTCGTCAGCCACAATTGCTTCCGGGAAAATGGATCTTCGATTCACTGGCTGTTGTAAATCAACGCACTTAGTTTCTTGCTGTGAATTCGAATTTTGGCGATGAATTTTTTCGGGTCCAAAAAGTAGATATCAAACTCAACTACAAAAGATGTCACAAATTAGCAACAAACGACAGCAAACCCCGAGACTGAACGAAAGAACAAACTTGTAAattaatcaagaaaaaaaaaacggaacaaGTGATTTCAGGCTCCATAAGTGTATCCAACATTTGACAAATTATTGAAACTATCCGATTACTCGATTTTAATATGTACGCATGACTtcagaaataaaaatttaataactTCAATAAATGAATGCAGTGGTTCAATTATAAATGAAGCAAGTGGTTTAATTATAGCAACGACGCACGAACATTAAATAATCATACGCCCTTTTAATTTTCGGGCACCGTAATGAGGCTTCTCCGCCAAGCCTAAGaccattttatttttgcttagaATTTTGTGGTCAATCTTTGAGATCACTCGGTACGAAGGGGAGAATACCTTAAACTTACCCAATCACGGAAATAATCTTTGTCGAGCAGCAAACTTTGATGGCATTCGAGCTGGGCACTGCTGCACTATGCACTATGCTGACTATGCTTTCCCTTTTATCTTGGTCAGTAAACCAGGAGGACGGATTTTTAAATTCGCTGTCCACACGAAACACTGAACAGTAAATCCATACAAACGAACGGATAACCGCCGGAAGTGCGCTATTCCTGGTTGTTTCCTAAGGACAATAGGATTCCGGAGGAGCTGGCTGTCTTGTATTACTAGCTGCTGCTTCC encodes:
- the LOC129726175 gene encoding CCR4-NOT transcription complex subunit 7 — translated: MPSAVSGGGGGNHTGGGGGGGGGNGNNMSTQSNEECGIRDVWRHNLDEEFRTIRHIVQKYHYVAMDTEFPGVVARPVGEFRSSADYQYQFLRCNVDLLRIIQLGLTFMDEEGRTPTGFSTWQFNFKFNLNEDMYAQDSIDLLQNSGIQFKKHEEDGIDPLDFAELLMTSGIVLMDNIKWLSFHSGYDFGYLLKLLTDQNLPAEESDFFELLRIYFPTIYDVKYLMKSCKSLKGGLQEVADQLELRRIGPQHQAGSDSLLTGMAFFKMREMFFEDNIDNAKYCGHLYGLGTSFIVNGSSNTINSSVNNTTSTTLGTSTTTNSGSNVGTTGSGNAAGTGTNNSNVNTASNNSNNNSNNNNTNSSSAANYHDNGETNTTS